The following coding sequences lie in one Ostrea edulis chromosome 8, xbOstEdul1.1, whole genome shotgun sequence genomic window:
- the LOC130049084 gene encoding IgGFc-binding protein-like: protein MFSPIPIQLQKKKKKNRRNYVIALIVVLIIIIGILSSILILQNVEQEHGEQVGRTTQTQLVCPNKPFRTIDIKPRVTSGTYHQRYLICFPYNYDDDANTGKSVYIVAERDFELNIFNKALDSTSTYIEVKTQMANVKKINVQYTMMLSYFKIEEKAILIETTIDASVIIIDNDKLSSDSTMVLPMKHLSDAYIISTVSSFNPKLDRVQFAIAALNNSTEVRIMFRIEPNLPLTVDGIEYENGSEMVIYLNELQTYQIRHNADLSGTFIKASSRVAVFSGNACAKIAFKNRKDSGACSNLVEQIPPVERLDNTYIVPSNTNRYGTILKVVSPFKSRVTYHVGNKKTTASLVPQGYFEFSITENQVAVIESERPVLLTSFAAGSDTSGDPYMITIPGVTQYLNKYTVVTPSNFTSNYVALIIDESSLPHLTLNKRGLNEYMRTFNTPVTVRKVRYIVLVVHVSDGAINVKTTNNAVFGLLVYGHRKNDGHGFAGNVVLPDVCVP from the exons ATGTTTTCTCCCATACCGATACagctgcaaaaaaaaaaaaagaaaaataggaGGAATTATGTCATAGCACTAATTGTTGTGCTAATAATCATCATCGGCATACTGTCATCCATTCTCATTCTACAGAACGTGGAACAGGAACATGGGGAACAAG taGGTCGAACAACTCAAACACAGTTGGTTTGCCCTAACAAGCCTTTCCGTACTATTGACATCAAACCACGAGTCACTAGTG GAACTTATCATCAGAGATACCTGATTTGTTTCCCTTATAATTATGACGATGATGCAAACACAGGCAAGTCGGTGTACATTGTGGCGGAGAGAGATTTTGAGcttaatatttttaacaaagCCTTAGACTCAACTTCCACTTACATTGAAGTTAAAACGCAGATGGCAAATGTCAAAAAGATAAATGTTCAATATACGATGATGTTGTCGTATTTCAAGATAGAAGAAAAAGCTATACTTATTGAGACCACAATCGACGCTTCtgtaattattattgataatgaCAAATTATCTTCGGACAGCACCATGGTTTTGCCAATGAAACATTTATCCGATGCCTATATAATATCAACTGTTAGTAGTTTCAATCCAAAATTGGACCGTGTTCAGTTTGCAATAGCCGCCTTAAATAACTCAACAGAAGTTAGAATTATGTTCCGAATTGAACCAAATTTACCACTTACTGTTGATGGGATTGAGTATGAAAATGGTAgtgaaatggttatttatttGAATGAACTTCAGACTTATCAGATCAGGCATAATGCTGATTTATCTGGAACATTCATAAAAGCGTCGTCTCGTGTTGCTGTGTTTTCAGGGAACGCATGTGCAAAAATAGCTTTTAAAAACAGAAAGGACTCTGGAGCCTGTAGTAATCTTGTTGAACAAATCCCACCAGTTGAAAGATTGGATAATACGTATATTGTCCCGTCAAACACAAACAGGTATGGAACAATTCTGAAAGTTGTGTCGCCTTTTAAAAGCAGGGTGACATATCATGTTGGCAATAAGAAAACTACAGCGTCTCTAGTTCCACAAGGATACTTTGAATTCTCAATCACTGAAAACCAAGTTGCAGTTATTGAATCAGAACGACCCGTTCTTTTAACCAGTTTTGCCGCTGGATCAGACACGTCAGGCGATCCTTATATGATAACCATACCCGGGGTAACGCAGTACCTTAACAAATATACAGTTGTTACTCCTAGCAATTTTACAAGTAATTATGTTGCTTTAATAATTGACGAAAGTTCGTTACCGCACCTTACCCTAAACAAAAGAGGCTTAAATGAGTATATGAGAACATTTAATACCCCTGTGACAGTGAGGAAAGTTCGGTACATTGTTTTGGTGGTACATGTATCGGATGGCGCTATTAACGTCAAGACGACTAACAACGCAGTCTTTGGCTTGCTGGTATATGGTCATAGAAAGAACGACGGTCATGGATTTGCAGGAAATGTCGTGCTACCGGACGTATGTGTCCCATGA